The Sulfitobacter sp. SK011 genome contains the following window.
GCAGGTTTTGACTTTCCTTTTGGGTATCCACAAGGGTTTTGCCGCGCTGTCACCGGCAGTGAAGATCCCCTTGAGCTTTGGGATTGGTTCGAAGCGCGGATCGAGGACGCACCAGCCTCCAACAATCGTTTTGATCTAGCGGCCAAAATTAATGTGGCTTTGGGCGGTAGTACAGGGCCGTTCTGGGCCAATGGTTTGCAACGCGATATTGCGGGCCTGCCACGAACTAAGGCAAGCTATGAGAATCCGTTCCCCGAGAGGCGCGAGGCAGAGGCGCAGGCAAAGGGTGCTTTTACTTGCTGGCAGATGGCGGGCGCTGGCGCGGTTGGTTCACAGGTTTTCATGGGCCTGCCAGTGCTTTCACGGTTACGACGTGAATTTCCGGTGGCAGTTTGGCCGTTCGCAGCATTGGATGCCCCGATCGCTTTTGTTGAAATCTGGCCGTCGCTCACCGTCAAAGATGCGCAGGCGGGCATGATCAAAGACGCATGGCAGGTCGCGGAGGTGGCCCGGCAGGTATCGGCGCTGAGCGCTGAGAAGCTCGCCGAAATGCTGGATGTGCAGGCCCCAGAGGAGGGTTGGATTTTTGGACTTGGCTATGAGGATCTTCTGATGGCCCGTAAGGCACCGCCGCTCAGAAACGATTGTTTTGCGCTGCCGCCCGGCGTGCATTGGACCCCGGTTGACGAGGCATTGGCGCTGTTGCGAGATCGATTGCACCCGGTCACAGGTACAGAGCACGTTGCGATTGCTGAGGCATTGGGGCGGATCGCTGCTGATGATGTCACCGCCAACCGCGCGAACCCGCCGGCGGCCAATACCGCGGTCGATGGCTATGGCTTTGCCGGGGGCTGGGGGCCGGGTGCGCATGAACTGCCGCTTGTGTCAGGACGCGCAGCAGCTGGGGATGCGCCGCAAACGGTTGGAGACGGGCAAGCCATTCGCGTGCTGACCGGGGCCGCCCTGCCGGACGGTGTAGATACTGTAGTGCTGCAAGAAGATGTGGTGCTTGATGGTGGCAAGATACGTTTTTCAGGGCCGGTCAAAGCCGGTGCAAACACCCGGCAGGCGGGCGAAGATGTGATCAAGGGGCAGCAGATCCTGACCAAGGGACAGCGGATCAATGCCCCGGAACTGGCCTTGATGGCGGCAACGGGCGTGTCCAGCGTTCCTGTGCGAAACCGGCTGAAGGTTGGCATTCTGTCGACGGGCAGCGAACTGGTGAACCCGGGCGATCCAGTCAAGCAGAGCCAGATATTTGACGCCAACCGTCCAATGCTGTTGGCGATGGCAACGCAGTTTGGGCATCAGGCGGTCGATCTGGGCAAGGTGCCGGATGACCGCGAGGCATTGCGCGCGACCTTG
Protein-coding sequences here:
- the glp gene encoding gephyrin-like molybdotransferase Glp, coding for MAFDTILMVDWSGGNDRGKKPVKDAIWVAVNRAGVAEEPVYLRNRQVAGIWLAELFRAELAVGRRVLAGFDFPFGYPQGFCRAVTGSEDPLELWDWFEARIEDAPASNNRFDLAAKINVALGGSTGPFWANGLQRDIAGLPRTKASYENPFPERREAEAQAKGAFTCWQMAGAGAVGSQVFMGLPVLSRLRREFPVAVWPFAALDAPIAFVEIWPSLTVKDAQAGMIKDAWQVAEVARQVSALSAEKLAEMLDVQAPEEGWIFGLGYEDLLMARKAPPLRNDCFALPPGVHWTPVDEALALLRDRLHPVTGTEHVAIAEALGRIAADDVTANRANPPAANTAVDGYGFAGGWGPGAHELPLVSGRAAAGDAPQTVGDGQAIRVLTGAALPDGVDTVVLQEDVVLDGGKIRFSGPVKAGANTRQAGEDVIKGQQILTKGQRINAPELALMAATGVSSVPVRNRLKVGILSTGSELVNPGDPVKQSQIFDANRPMLLAMATQFGHQAVDLGKVPDDREALRATLDQAAGEVDVILTSGGASAGDEDHVSALLSQSGAMTLWRIAVKPGRPLALGMWDGAPVFGLPGNPVAALVCTLIFARPAMALLAGGDWSEPQGFDMPAAFEKRKKAGRREYLRARMRDGKVEVFASEGSGRISGLSWAEGLVDLPEQALDIAPGDLVRFIPYASFGI